A stretch of DNA from Nitratireductor thuwali:
CCGAGGACATCGTGGTGACGGCGGGCACGATACAGGCGATCGATCTCATTGCCCGCATCTTGGTGACCCCGGGCGAGACCGAAGTCGCGGTTGAAGACCCCGGATATGGACCCACACGCCGGTCATTTCTCGGGGCTGGCGCAAAAGTCCTTTCCATTCCTGTGGACGAGGAAGGGCTTGTCGTGGACCGATTGCCGCCGAGTGCGCGCGTCATCTGCGTTACACCATCGCATCAGCTTCCTCTCGGCGTCGCTATGTCGGCACGGCGACGCGCGGCTTTGCTCCATTTCGCCGAGAGCTTCGGTGCCGTCATCGTCGAGGACGACTACGATAGCGAGTTCCGGCACGATCATATGCCGCTCGACGCGCTGCAGACACTCGACCGTTCGGGGTCGGTCTTTTACGTCGGCACGTTTTCCAAGAGTATGTTCCCCGCGCTCAGGATGGGCTTCGTCGTCGTCCCGGAATGGGCGCGCTATGCACTCACGCTTGCCAAGCAGATGAACGATCGGCACAACCCGCTCATCAGTCAGCTCGCGCTTGCCGACTTCATCACCGAAGGGCACCTGGCGCGTCACGTGCGAAAGATGCGCAGGATCTATTCGGCAAGGCATGAGGCGCTGCGTGCGGCGCTTGATGAGCACCTGGGCGAACGCCTGCGCGCCTTTCGCGCCCATGCCGGGGTTCATCTTGCCGCCGAGCTCACTGTGCCTTGTGATGAACAGGCTCTCGTTGCCAAGGCCGCCGCCAGCCGCATCAGGATAGAGGACATCGCCCGCTACGCCTCACGCGACGTTGTCCAGAAAGGTCTCGTGTTCGGTTTCGGGATGATCGAGGCGGAGGACATCGAGCCGGCAGTTGAGGAACTGGCCAGCATGGTGACGTGATCGTAAGTCATTGCGACGCCTAGCCGGTAAAACCTCACCCAGTTGGTTCCGGGGAAATATTGGCTCGCGTCACAAATTTAAGGCCTGGATCGTCACGTCGTCAAAGAAGCCATCCTTTGACAAAAGAGCTCTCGACAATGACGCTAAAAAAGAGTGGACGAGCGATCGAAGGCCGGTCAGCGATCCGAACCTTCGAGCAGGCACGCCCGCGGCTCCTCGGCATCGCGTACCGTATTCTTGGCTCTCGGGTGGAAGCGGAAGATGCCGTCCAGGATACATTCCTCCGCTGGCAGGCAGCAGATATCGAGAGCATCCAATCTCCGGGCGCGTGGCTGACGACAGCCTGCACACGGCGCGCCATCGACATGCTGCGCGCCTCCTACCGCAGCCGGGTGGACTATGTGGGCAACTGGCTGCCCGAACCAGTCCACACGTTCATCGACAACGACACGGAGGCGCAAGTGGAGCTTTCATCCTCTCTCTCGACCGCCTTTCTGCTGATGCTGGAGCGTCTGACGCCGAAAGAACGGGCCGCCTATCTTCTCTACGAGATTTTCGAGATGTCCTATGCCGACGTCGCCGCATCGTTGGATATGAACGAGCCGGCATGCCGAAAGCTCGTTTCGCGGGCCAAAGCGCGGATTGGCGAAGGGCACGTCAGGTATCAGCCGCCGAAGGAACGTCAGGAGGAGCTTCTTGCTGCCTTCGAAGATGCAATCCGTACGGGCAAGCCCGATACCCTAGCCGCGATGCTCGCCAGTGATGTGCGCCTGACCGCCGACGGCGGGGGCAAGGTAGCAACGGTGACAGAGATCCTGGAAGGCGGTGCGGTGAGGGCCTTCCTGGTCGAACGTCTGAGCGAATGGTGGGCAGCCTATGACTGGACGTTCACCGACATCAACGGTGCCCGTGGGCTTGTCCTGCGAGAGGGCGAGAAGA
This window harbors:
- a CDS encoding PLP-dependent aminotransferase family protein, which encodes MEPILDIAIDLPEKGSRELLRSLHRQLRAAIIDGRLQPGLRLPPTRALAEGLGISRNTVIAAYDMLLSEGYVEGRRGAGTYVADVRPRLERPRAPLRADPIADRRLGPTWRGWRPLAETCSGETYRYDFVAGMPDGQFPFDIWQRLSTRAVRKVAKSQVRAHDPAGEPLLREAIASHASFVRAVACRPEDIVVTAGTIQAIDLIARILVTPGETEVAVEDPGYGPTRRSFLGAGAKVLSIPVDEEGLVVDRLPPSARVICVTPSHQLPLGVAMSARRRAALLHFAESFGAVIVEDDYDSEFRHDHMPLDALQTLDRSGSVFYVGTFSKSMFPALRMGFVVVPEWARYALTLAKQMNDRHNPLISQLALADFITEGHLARHVRKMRRIYSARHEALRAALDEHLGERLRAFRAHAGVHLAAELTVPCDEQALVAKAAASRIRIEDIARYASRDVVQKGLVFGFGMIEAEDIEPAVEELASMVT
- the sigJ gene encoding RNA polymerase sigma factor SigJ; translated protein: MARVTNLRPGSSRRQRSHPLTKELSTMTLKKSGRAIEGRSAIRTFEQARPRLLGIAYRILGSRVEAEDAVQDTFLRWQAADIESIQSPGAWLTTACTRRAIDMLRASYRSRVDYVGNWLPEPVHTFIDNDTEAQVELSSSLSTAFLLMLERLTPKERAAYLLYEIFEMSYADVAASLDMNEPACRKLVSRAKARIGEGHVRYQPPKERQEELLAAFEDAIRTGKPDTLAAMLASDVRLTADGGGKVATVTEILEGGAVRAFLVERLSEWWAAYDWTFTDINGARGLVLREGEKIVATVSFAYDEADLITDIFIVRNPDKLERLGEVKIC